In Streptomyces sp. NBC_01426, one genomic interval encodes:
- a CDS encoding TOBE domain-containing protein: MESYTMGQASELLGVSVDTVRRWADAERFPTHRDGNRRIVDGPDLAAFCVEVAQESAADDASSTSARNAFPGIVTGIKLGDVAAQVEIQAGPHRVVSLLTREAVEELGLEAGVQVTARVKSTSVHIDRA, from the coding sequence ATGGAGTCCTACACCATGGGTCAGGCGTCCGAGCTGCTGGGCGTGAGCGTCGACACGGTCCGGCGATGGGCCGACGCGGAGCGGTTCCCCACCCACCGCGACGGCAACCGCCGCATCGTCGACGGCCCCGACCTCGCCGCGTTCTGCGTGGAGGTCGCCCAGGAGAGCGCCGCCGACGACGCCTCCTCCACCTCGGCCCGCAACGCGTTCCCGGGCATCGTGACCGGTATCAAACTCGGCGATGTCGCCGCGCAGGTGGAGATCCAGGCCGGCCCGCACCGGGTGGTGTCCCTGCTGACCCGTGAGGCGGTCGAGGAACTCGGTCTGGAGGCGGGCGTCCAGGTCACGGCCCGGGTGAAGTCCACCAGCGTGCACATCGACCGCGCCTGA
- a CDS encoding alpha/beta fold hydrolase, with protein sequence MPTTKNVALYPDLSLTLTESGTGRPCLILHGGGGPATVAGLASHIARTALAITPVHPGWNGTPRPEWLTGIDDLALAYLRYLQDRGLRDVLVVGSSIGGWIAAEMAVRDTGGILTGLVLIDPVGVHVEGEPIRDFFALDARGVAEYAWHDPARFQRDPETLPADQVALQRENMTTLRVLAGDPYMHDPKLLRRLGRVEVPALLLWGESDRIATPAYGAAYAQAFVEGRLHVIPEAGHLPQLERPEATFAAIDSHLSDTAADPAGPRPAGEPSRGK encoded by the coding sequence ATGCCCACAACCAAGAACGTCGCGCTGTACCCGGACCTGTCCCTCACCCTGACGGAAAGCGGGACCGGCAGGCCCTGCCTGATCCTGCACGGCGGCGGAGGGCCGGCCACGGTCGCCGGCCTCGCCTCCCACATCGCACGGACCGCACTCGCCATCACACCGGTCCACCCGGGATGGAACGGCACCCCTCGCCCGGAATGGCTGACCGGCATCGACGACCTCGCCCTCGCCTACCTGCGGTACCTCCAGGACCGGGGGCTGCGCGATGTCCTGGTCGTCGGTTCGTCCATCGGCGGCTGGATCGCCGCAGAGATGGCCGTACGGGACACCGGCGGAATCCTGACCGGACTCGTTCTCATCGACCCCGTCGGCGTACACGTCGAGGGCGAACCGATCAGGGACTTCTTCGCCTTGGACGCCCGCGGTGTGGCCGAGTACGCCTGGCACGACCCGGCCCGCTTCCAGCGCGACCCCGAAACGCTCCCGGCCGACCAAGTCGCCCTCCAGCGAGAGAACATGACCACTCTTCGCGTCCTGGCAGGCGACCCCTACATGCACGACCCGAAGCTGCTGCGCCGGCTGGGGCGTGTCGAGGTTCCCGCTCTCCTGCTCTGGGGGGAGAGCGACCGCATCGCGACCCCCGCCTACGGCGCCGCCTACGCCCAGGCCTTCGTCGAGGGCCGGCTGCACGTCATTCCCGAGGCGGGCCACCTGCCGCAACTGGAACGCCCCGAAGCGACCTTCGCCGCGATCGACAGCCACCTGAGCGACACGGCCGCCGACCCCGCCGGCCCGCGGCCCGCCGGGGAGCCGAGCCGCGGCAAGTGA
- a CDS encoding SDR family oxidoreductase, with product MTQTGKVVAITGASSGIGEATARRLAADGHRVLLGARRTDRLARLTEQITAEGGTAAFRTLDVTDAQDVCAFVDAARTEFGRIDVLVNNAGVMPLSPLAALKTDEWDRMIDVNVRGVLHGIAAALPAMRAQGAGHIVNIASVGAYEVSPTAAVYCATKFAVRAISEGLRQESGGDVRVTLVSPGVTESELADGISDPAAREAMKAYRAVALPASAIADAIAHVVSQPPEVDVNEVIIRPVASAQ from the coding sequence ATGACGCAGACCGGAAAAGTCGTGGCGATCACCGGCGCCAGCAGCGGTATCGGAGAGGCGACCGCCCGCCGACTGGCAGCCGACGGACACCGGGTGCTTCTCGGCGCACGCCGCACCGACCGCCTGGCACGACTGACGGAGCAGATCACCGCGGAGGGCGGGACCGCCGCCTTCCGCACCCTGGACGTCACCGACGCGCAGGACGTGTGCGCGTTCGTCGACGCGGCGCGCACCGAGTTCGGCCGGATCGACGTCCTCGTGAACAACGCGGGAGTGATGCCGCTGTCTCCTCTGGCGGCGCTGAAGACCGATGAGTGGGACCGCATGATCGACGTCAACGTGCGAGGCGTCCTCCACGGAATCGCCGCCGCCCTGCCGGCAATGCGCGCCCAGGGCGCCGGCCACATCGTGAACATCGCCTCCGTCGGCGCGTACGAGGTCTCGCCCACCGCCGCGGTGTACTGCGCCACCAAGTTCGCCGTCCGCGCGATCTCGGAGGGGCTGCGCCAGGAGTCCGGCGGGGACGTCAGGGTCACCCTGGTCTCGCCGGGGGTGACCGAGTCCGAACTCGCCGACGGCATCTCCGACCCGGCCGCCCGCGAGGCCATGAAGGCCTATCGCGCCGTGGCGCTGCCTGCCTCGGCGATCGCGGACGCCATCGCCCATGTCGTGTCCCAGCCGCCGGAGGTGGACGTGAACGAGGTGATCATCAGGCCCGTCGCGAGCGCGCAGTAG
- a CDS encoding cold-shock protein yields the protein MASGTVKWFNAARGFGFIEQDAGGADLYAHFANITTPGINELLEGQKVTYDIAQGPKGPLAENIIPA from the coding sequence ATGGCGTCCGGCACTGTGAAGTGGTTCAACGCGGCAAGAGGGTTCGGGTTCATCGAGCAGGATGCCGGCGGAGCCGACCTGTACGCCCACTTCGCGAACATCACGACCCCGGGCATCAACGAGCTGCTCGAAGGCCAGAAGGTCACCTACGACATCGCGCAGGGCCCCAAGGGACCGCTGGCGGAGAACATCATTCCCGCCTGA
- a CDS encoding MarR family winged helix-turn-helix transcriptional regulator: protein MPDELQLLGRAVKQAQYRQHRALDSRLAAAGTTLAQWDALRAISRTPGASARTLASATFQSEQAFGTLAGRLTTLGLIERRPGVGRRIEHYLTSSGEEVLSTGHRIADEVLAACYADLSPADRTTLLQLLHRIDGSAEE, encoded by the coding sequence ATGCCCGATGAACTGCAGCTCCTTGGAAGAGCGGTGAAGCAGGCCCAGTACAGGCAGCACCGTGCACTGGACAGCCGCCTTGCCGCTGCCGGCACGACGCTGGCGCAGTGGGACGCCCTCCGCGCGATCAGTCGGACGCCCGGCGCATCGGCCCGCACCCTGGCCTCGGCGACCTTCCAGAGCGAGCAGGCCTTCGGTACCCTCGCCGGCCGGCTCACCACGCTGGGGCTGATCGAGCGAAGGCCTGGTGTCGGCCGCCGTATCGAGCACTACCTCACGTCCTCCGGCGAAGAGGTCCTGAGCACGGGACACCGGATCGCCGACGAGGTGCTCGCCGCGTGCTACGCGGACCTGTCCCCGGCCGACCGCACCACGTTGCTCCAGCTGCTCCACCGCATCGACGGCAGCGCGGAAGAGTAG